In the genome of Ancylomarina subtilis, one region contains:
- a CDS encoding Crp/Fnr family transcriptional regulator, with product MNFTKLKMLSQQLIQSPVFRGINAEEMEELLQKVQYRIRKYQKGDMVAFREDRCENLMIVLKGSVKGEMLDPSGKTIKIEDIMAPYPIASAFLFGQKNQFPVNVTANADVEIFFLDKQSVIELFQNNKTFLVNYLNSISNRSQFLAQKLLFLSFKTIKGKLANFILKQAAPDKKKIELPKSQAEMAQFFGVTRPSFARSLKEMEQEGMIEVNRREIKIMNRQALFSLMQQ from the coding sequence TTGAATTTTACAAAATTGAAAATGCTAAGTCAACAACTCATACAATCACCTGTTTTTAGAGGCATCAACGCCGAAGAAATGGAGGAGCTTCTTCAAAAAGTACAATATCGCATTCGAAAATATCAAAAAGGCGACATGGTTGCTTTTCGTGAAGATAGATGTGAAAACCTCATGATTGTTCTCAAAGGTAGCGTTAAAGGTGAAATGCTCGATCCTTCAGGAAAGACAATTAAGATTGAGGATATTATGGCCCCCTATCCTATTGCTTCAGCTTTCCTTTTCGGACAAAAAAATCAATTCCCGGTAAACGTTACAGCCAATGCTGATGTCGAAATATTCTTCCTCGATAAGCAATCGGTCATCGAACTTTTTCAAAACAATAAGACGTTCTTAGTAAACTATCTCAATTCTATTTCAAATCGGTCACAATTCCTGGCTCAAAAGCTGCTTTTCCTCAGTTTTAAAACCATAAAAGGTAAGCTGGCCAACTTTATATTAAAGCAAGCCGCTCCTGATAAAAAGAAAATTGAACTCCCAAAATCACAAGCAGAAATGGCGCAGTTCTTTGGTGTTACACGTCCCTCATTCGCTCGAAGCCTAAAAGAAATGGAACAAGAAGGCATGATTGAAGTCAATCGTCGCGAAATTAAAATTATGAATCGACAAGCCTTATTTAGTCTGATGCAACAATAA
- a CDS encoding FprA family A-type flavoprotein: MHNRVNISDKIYWVGCNDRRTHLFENYWPIPKGVAYNSYVIVDEKIAIVDTVEKGAMDEYLDNIEAVLDGRQADYLIVNHMEPDHSGSIRSLTERYPNMQIVGNKKTFPMLRGFYGISENLLEVKEGDSIDLGEHKLNFAMVPMLHWPETMVTFESTKGILFSGDAFGAFGTLDGSIFDDELDLDYLEEEISRYYSNIVGKYGSPTQQALKKLGGLDIKMICATHGPIWRTHIADIIAKYDKWSKYETDEGVVIVFSSMYGNTEKMADNIARQLVKRGIKKIRIHDASKTHPSYIINDIFRFRGVILGSCAYNGGLFPAMETLIHELQNMAVKNHVLGIFGSKAWGGGGVRTLSKFAETIKWEVVAEPAEALCAPANKDYNQCEEIAESMANRLKELYS, encoded by the coding sequence ATGCATAATAGAGTTAACATTAGCGATAAAATTTATTGGGTAGGATGTAATGACAGAAGAACACATCTTTTCGAAAATTATTGGCCTATTCCTAAAGGAGTCGCTTACAATTCATATGTAATTGTTGATGAAAAAATAGCCATTGTTGATACCGTTGAAAAAGGAGCTATGGATGAGTACCTTGACAATATCGAAGCGGTTTTAGATGGTCGCCAGGCTGATTATTTGATCGTAAACCATATGGAACCTGATCACTCAGGATCGATTCGTTCATTAACCGAGCGTTACCCTAATATGCAGATCGTTGGAAACAAGAAAACCTTCCCTATGTTGAGAGGTTTTTATGGTATTTCTGAGAATTTACTTGAGGTAAAAGAAGGCGATTCAATTGATTTGGGAGAGCACAAGCTTAACTTCGCTATGGTGCCTATGTTACACTGGCCCGAGACCATGGTGACTTTTGAATCAACAAAAGGTATCCTATTCTCTGGTGATGCTTTTGGTGCTTTTGGTACTTTGGACGGTAGTATTTTCGACGATGAGTTAGATCTTGATTATCTTGAGGAAGAAATCAGCCGCTACTACTCAAATATCGTAGGTAAATATGGTAGCCCAACTCAACAAGCACTTAAGAAATTAGGTGGATTAGATATTAAAATGATTTGTGCGACTCACGGTCCTATCTGGAGAACGCATATTGCTGATATTATTGCCAAATACGACAAGTGGAGCAAGTACGAAACTGACGAAGGTGTTGTCATTGTATTCTCTTCGATGTATGGTAATACCGAAAAGATGGCTGACAATATTGCACGCCAGCTGGTTAAGCGTGGTATCAAAAAGATTAGAATTCACGATGCTTCTAAAACGCACCCGTCATACATCATCAACGATATTTTCCGTTTCCGTGGTGTTATTTTAGGATCATGTGCCTACAATGGTGGTCTTTTCCCAGCTATGGAAACTCTTATTCACGAGCTGCAGAATATGGCCGTTAAGAATCATGTCTTGGGTATTTTCGGATCAAAAGCCTGGGGTGGTGGCGGCGTTCGCACTCTTAGCAAATTTGCTGAAACCATTAAATGGGAAGTCGTTGCTGAACCTGCTGAAGCGCTATGTGCTCCTGCAAACAAGGATTACAACCAATGTGAAGAAATTGCTGAAAGTATGGCAAATCGATTGAAAGAATTGTATAGCTAG
- a CDS encoding glycoside hydrolase family 97 protein yields the protein MNIKRLLFGMIILSITMLSCNSNMQKQELKSPDGIITISINLESGQPTYQVSFNGKSVIKPSTLGFDFTNMPAIKSGWEIVSAKQTSSNSTWEMPWGEKRVVEDHFNELIVALSEKEAPNRKMNLEFKAYNDGIGFRYEFPEQEAMKELLIAEENTEFNLTGDHKVWWIPGDWDIYEHLYHTTQFSEIDATKLRGHASLAQTSIPNNAVNTPVSMKTAEGIYLSFHEANLTDYSGMTLKVDTSNMKMVSTLVGSERTDYKVKRSLPFQTPWRTIQIAEKAGDLIQSDLIVNLNEPNKIGDVSYFKPMKYVGIWWDMHLGTKTWDKASGRHGATTEYAKELIDFASENKIGGILVEGWNTGWEHWIGFEDREGVFDFVTAYDDYDLPEVVRYGKEKGVELIMHHETSAAPRTYDQQLDTAYHLMNSLGIHSVKTGYVGKLIPKGEYHHGQWMVNHYRRALEMGAKYKVAVNAHEPIKATGLRRTYPNAISREGLRGQEFNAWSSDGGNPAEHLPIVAFTRMLAGPIDYTPGIFNIKLKPHKANNQVNTTLAHQLALYVVINSPIQMVPDLIENYKGHPAFQFIRDVVVNWEQTKVLNGEIGDFVTIARQDRASNNWFVGTITDENARDMSLKLDFLPSGKKYKATLYLDGDKAHWDKNPTDYKIEEQVVDATSIIDMHLAAGGGAAISLIEIK from the coding sequence ATGAACATCAAAAGACTTTTATTTGGCATGATTATTCTATCAATAACCATGCTTTCTTGTAATAGCAATATGCAAAAACAAGAACTTAAATCACCTGATGGTATAATTACTATTTCAATTAATCTTGAGAGTGGTCAACCAACTTATCAAGTAAGTTTCAATGGGAAATCAGTTATTAAACCTTCAACACTGGGTTTCGATTTTACCAATATGCCAGCCATCAAGTCGGGGTGGGAAATTGTATCAGCCAAACAAACCAGTAGCAATTCTACATGGGAAATGCCTTGGGGTGAAAAGCGTGTGGTTGAAGATCACTTTAACGAACTTATTGTAGCTTTATCTGAAAAAGAAGCTCCCAATAGAAAAATGAATCTGGAGTTTAAAGCCTATAATGATGGAATTGGTTTCAGATATGAGTTTCCAGAGCAGGAAGCTATGAAAGAGCTTTTGATTGCGGAAGAGAATACAGAATTCAATCTAACTGGCGATCATAAGGTTTGGTGGATTCCGGGAGACTGGGATATCTATGAGCATCTTTATCATACAACTCAGTTTTCTGAGATTGATGCTACAAAATTGCGAGGACATGCAAGTTTAGCTCAAACTTCTATCCCTAATAATGCCGTGAATACGCCAGTTAGTATGAAAACAGCCGAGGGAATTTATTTGAGTTTTCATGAAGCCAACCTGACGGATTATTCTGGGATGACACTTAAAGTAGATACTTCGAATATGAAGATGGTTTCGACTCTGGTTGGATCTGAGAGAACAGACTATAAAGTGAAACGATCTTTACCATTCCAGACACCTTGGCGTACCATTCAGATTGCTGAGAAAGCTGGTGATCTAATCCAATCAGATTTAATTGTCAACTTAAATGAGCCGAACAAAATTGGAGATGTTTCGTATTTTAAACCGATGAAATATGTAGGGATTTGGTGGGACATGCATTTGGGAACCAAAACCTGGGATAAAGCTAGTGGTCGACATGGAGCTACGACTGAATATGCTAAAGAATTAATCGATTTTGCATCCGAAAATAAGATTGGTGGTATTTTGGTTGAAGGTTGGAATACGGGTTGGGAACACTGGATTGGTTTTGAAGATCGTGAAGGGGTATTCGATTTTGTAACGGCTTACGATGATTACGATTTACCTGAGGTGGTTCGTTATGGTAAGGAAAAAGGAGTGGAGCTGATTATGCACCATGAGACCTCTGCTGCACCTCGCACCTACGATCAACAATTGGATACAGCTTATCATTTGATGAACAGTTTAGGGATACATTCGGTGAAAACCGGTTATGTGGGGAAACTGATTCCTAAAGGAGAATATCATCACGGACAATGGATGGTAAATCATTATCGTCGTGCATTGGAAATGGGAGCAAAGTATAAGGTAGCCGTAAATGCTCACGAGCCAATTAAAGCGACAGGTTTACGTCGTACTTACCCCAATGCGATTTCTCGTGAAGGCTTACGTGGACAAGAATTTAATGCCTGGTCGAGTGATGGAGGCAATCCAGCAGAACACTTGCCAATTGTGGCTTTCACTCGTATGCTGGCTGGTCCTATCGATTACACGCCCGGTATTTTCAATATCAAGTTGAAGCCGCATAAAGCCAATAATCAGGTGAACACAACACTGGCGCATCAGTTGGCTCTCTATGTAGTCATCAATAGCCCAATCCAGATGGTGCCTGATTTAATTGAGAACTATAAGGGACATCCGGCTTTTCAGTTTATCCGCGATGTGGTGGTGAATTGGGAACAAACGAAAGTTTTGAATGGTGAGATTGGTGATTTTGTAACAATTGCGCGTCAGGACAGAGCATCAAATAATTGGTTTGTTGGTACTATCACCGATGAAAATGCCAGAGACATGAGCCTTAAACTTGATTTTCTTCCTTCTGGAAAAAAATACAAGGCAACGCTTTATTTGGATGGTGACAAGGCGCACTGGGATAAAAACCCGACCGATTATAAGATTGAGGAGCAAGTTGTTGATGCTACTTCAATAATTGACATGCACTTGGCAGCAGGTGGTGGTGCAGCTATCAGTTTGATCGAAATTAAATAA
- a CDS encoding DUF6377 domain-containing protein encodes MLRLFFSILFIQIIFCQTSIAQTDWSKQLDHYISKRDEIDAAKKEMIKNLLEDLRSTREEKNSDKEFSALMKSVRAYEYFVYDSAFKYAQAANGLAYQLKDKSKIAESKSKLSLIMLLKGLYTSSIDTLNTVDYQYLSNEKRKEFYSTAYRAYYDLSGYSRDKHYSEAYKKLGHFYSQKLIDEFKEPSFEKLLGLALQSMVSGKLYQAEDYYIDLLNQFKLNDHETAIVTSGLGFIYSDRGEVEKAKEYLMKASIADIKSSTKETTACRSLAELFYKEGRIDKAYQYILLAKADADFYGSEQRKFEISYILPLIESARFQKENKQKKMLGLIGVLVLVFSLVILRQLQKLRQARKEIERSNQNLTHVNELLREASRIKEEYIGYYFNFSSQYIDKLEDFKKSISRQMITKSYDNIEQELKKYNSKKERQRLFEDFDRIFLKLFPDFVDRFNQLFDEKDRICLKDDLSLNTDLRIFALIRIGVADNEKIASILNLSVNTIYTYKTKIRNRSIYPNEAFDLKVMAIKSV; translated from the coding sequence ATGCTAAGGCTTTTCTTTTCTATTTTATTTATTCAGATCATTTTTTGTCAGACTAGTATCGCTCAAACAGATTGGTCAAAGCAATTGGATCATTATATCTCGAAACGCGATGAGATTGATGCTGCCAAGAAAGAGATGATTAAAAATCTTTTGGAAGATTTGCGATCTACCAGGGAAGAAAAAAATAGTGACAAGGAATTCTCAGCCCTAATGAAATCTGTAAGAGCATACGAATATTTTGTTTACGATTCAGCATTTAAATATGCACAGGCAGCTAACGGTTTGGCTTATCAATTAAAAGATAAGTCGAAAATTGCTGAGTCTAAGTCGAAGCTCAGCTTGATTATGCTTTTAAAAGGTTTGTATACGTCGTCGATTGATACTTTAAATACGGTTGATTATCAATACTTGTCTAATGAAAAAAGGAAGGAATTTTATAGCACGGCATATCGGGCTTATTACGATTTGTCAGGCTATTCACGAGATAAACATTACAGTGAAGCCTATAAGAAATTAGGGCATTTCTACAGTCAGAAACTGATTGATGAGTTCAAGGAGCCTTCATTTGAAAAGCTGTTGGGATTGGCATTACAAAGCATGGTGAGTGGTAAGTTATATCAAGCCGAAGACTATTATATCGACTTGTTGAATCAATTCAAACTGAATGATCATGAAACTGCGATTGTGACTTCGGGTTTGGGTTTTATTTATTCGGACAGGGGGGAAGTGGAGAAGGCAAAAGAATACTTAATGAAAGCCAGTATTGCCGATATCAAATCGTCGACAAAAGAAACCACAGCCTGCCGATCATTAGCCGAACTTTTTTACAAGGAAGGGAGAATTGATAAAGCATATCAATACATTTTACTGGCTAAAGCTGATGCCGATTTTTATGGTTCGGAACAACGCAAATTTGAAATTTCATATATCTTACCTCTGATTGAATCGGCTCGTTTCCAGAAAGAGAATAAGCAAAAAAAGATGCTTGGGCTGATTGGTGTGTTGGTTTTGGTTTTTTCATTGGTTATCCTTCGTCAGTTGCAGAAACTGCGTCAAGCGCGAAAGGAAATTGAGCGAAGCAATCAAAATTTAACGCATGTGAATGAACTGCTTAGAGAGGCCAGTCGAATTAAAGAAGAGTACATTGGCTATTATTTCAATTTTAGTTCGCAATACATCGATAAACTTGAAGATTTTAAGAAGTCTATCTCCAGACAGATGATCACCAAGTCCTATGATAATATTGAACAGGAATTGAAGAAATACAATTCAAAAAAGGAACGCCAACGCTTATTTGAAGACTTCGATCGAATCTTCTTAAAGCTCTTTCCTGATTTTGTTGATCGTTTTAATCAGCTTTTCGATGAAAAGGATCGCATCTGTTTAAAGGATGATTTATCTCTGAATACGGATCTGCGCATTTTTGCCTTGATTCGAATTGGTGTTGCCGATAACGAGAAAATCGCCAGCATCCTCAACCTTTCGGTCAACACCATTTATACCTACAAAACCAAGATTCGTAATCGCTCCATCTATCCCAACGAAGCGTTCGATTTAAAGGTAATGGCAATTAAGTCGGTGTAA
- the ilvA gene encoding threonine ammonia-lyase IlvA, translating to MSENKKEYYPKMSEIVKANRTVQDVVLASPLLNNLNLSSRYKANVHLKREDLQLVRSYKIRGAFNKIASLSKVNLDKGIVCASAGNHAQGVAYSCQKLKCFGSIYMPETTPRQKIKQVKMFGGDFVEVFLTGDTFDDASSKAIADAKEQGKTFIHPFDDPKTIEGQGTIGLEILQQFTEPIDYLFLPIGGGGLASGVGAWIKEFSPNTKIIGVEPEGAPSMKLALDNKCNLALESIDRFVDGAAVQKVGDYTWQICDKVLDDILIVPEGLICSTILRLYNEDAIVAEPAGVLSIAALELMGDKIKGKNVVCVLSGSNNDITRMEEIKERSLLYEGLKHYFIVRFPQRSGALKEFVNDVLDAGDDITHFEYYKKSSREKGPAVIGIEVQKPEDLKRLQDRMTDRKFIFEYLNDKTDLFQFIV from the coding sequence GTGTCAGAAAATAAAAAGGAATATTATCCGAAAATGTCGGAGATAGTCAAAGCGAATCGAACGGTTCAGGATGTGGTGTTAGCTTCTCCATTGCTTAATAATTTGAATTTGTCATCGCGCTATAAAGCCAATGTTCATTTAAAAAGAGAAGATTTGCAATTGGTTCGGTCCTATAAAATAAGAGGGGCTTTCAATAAGATTGCAAGTTTGAGCAAGGTGAATTTAGATAAGGGAATTGTTTGTGCCAGCGCGGGGAATCACGCTCAGGGAGTGGCCTATTCTTGTCAGAAATTGAAATGTTTTGGCAGTATTTACATGCCCGAAACCACGCCTCGTCAGAAAATTAAGCAGGTGAAGATGTTTGGTGGCGACTTTGTGGAAGTTTTCTTGACAGGTGATACTTTTGATGATGCATCATCAAAGGCGATTGCGGATGCCAAAGAGCAAGGTAAGACCTTTATTCACCCTTTTGACGATCCTAAAACCATAGAAGGACAAGGTACAATTGGACTTGAAATATTGCAACAATTTACCGAACCTATCGATTATTTGTTTCTACCCATAGGTGGCGGAGGATTGGCTTCGGGTGTTGGTGCGTGGATTAAGGAATTCAGCCCCAATACAAAAATTATAGGTGTTGAGCCAGAAGGAGCTCCATCCATGAAATTGGCTTTGGATAATAAGTGTAATCTGGCCTTAGAAAGTATCGATCGATTTGTTGATGGCGCAGCCGTTCAGAAGGTTGGCGATTATACCTGGCAAATTTGCGATAAGGTTTTGGATGACATTCTGATTGTGCCCGAAGGTTTGATTTGCTCAACGATATTACGCTTGTATAATGAGGATGCTATAGTTGCAGAGCCTGCTGGTGTTTTATCAATAGCAGCTTTGGAGTTGATGGGGGATAAGATCAAAGGGAAAAATGTGGTTTGTGTTCTTAGTGGCAGCAATAACGACATTACCCGAATGGAGGAAATAAAGGAAAGAAGCCTGCTGTATGAAGGATTGAAGCATTATTTTATAGTCCGTTTCCCACAACGATCAGGCGCACTAAAGGAATTTGTGAACGATGTGCTCGATGCGGGTGACGACATCACTCACTTTGAATATTATAAGAAAAGTAGTCGTGAAAAAGGCCCGGCTGTCATTGGAATTGAGGTGCAAAAACCTGAAGACTTAAAGCGTTTGCAAGATAGAATGACGGATCGAAAATTTATTTTCGAATACCTGAATGATAAAACAGATTTGTTTCAGTTTATAGTTTAA
- the leuB gene encoding 3-isopropylmalate dehydrogenase: MSYKIAVLAGDGIGPEIVAQARNVLDAIAEKFNHQFEYTEALIGASAIDVHGTPYPDETHKLCMNSDAVLFGAIGDPKYDNDPNAKVRPEQGLLAMRQKLGLYANLRPLEPFKALLHKSPLKTELLEGVDFLCIRELTGGIYFGRPQGRSEDGKTAYDTCVYTAEEVERIVRLGFEFAGKRRKKLTIVDKANVLATSRLWREIAQKLEPEYPEIEVEYMFVDNAAMQIITWPKRFDVMVTENMFGDILTDEASVISGSLGMLPSASIGVHTSIFEPIHGSYPQAAGKNIANPCATVLSAAMMLDHAFGLKQESALVRLAVEKSIEANFVTEDLAEGGKAFSTTEVGDWLVNFIKENSL, translated from the coding sequence ATGTCATATAAAATTGCAGTTTTAGCCGGTGATGGTATCGGTCCCGAAATTGTTGCACAAGCACGTAATGTGCTTGATGCGATTGCAGAAAAATTTAACCATCAATTTGAATATACTGAAGCTTTAATTGGAGCTTCAGCCATTGATGTGCATGGAACTCCGTATCCCGATGAAACGCATAAGCTGTGTATGAATTCGGACGCGGTTCTTTTTGGAGCCATTGGCGATCCCAAATATGATAACGACCCGAATGCAAAAGTTCGTCCGGAGCAGGGGTTGTTGGCTATGAGACAAAAGTTGGGCTTGTATGCCAATCTTCGTCCTTTGGAGCCTTTTAAGGCTTTATTGCACAAGTCGCCCCTCAAGACAGAATTGCTCGAAGGAGTCGACTTCTTGTGTATACGTGAGTTGACAGGTGGTATTTATTTCGGTCGTCCTCAGGGCAGATCAGAAGATGGAAAAACGGCTTATGATACCTGTGTTTATACTGCCGAAGAAGTGGAACGTATTGTGCGTTTGGGCTTTGAATTTGCAGGAAAACGCAGAAAAAAATTAACAATTGTAGATAAGGCTAATGTCTTAGCTACGTCCCGTCTTTGGAGAGAAATTGCACAGAAACTAGAGCCAGAATACCCGGAAATTGAGGTGGAGTATATGTTTGTGGATAATGCAGCAATGCAAATTATCACCTGGCCGAAGCGTTTCGATGTGATGGTAACTGAGAATATGTTTGGTGATATATTGACAGATGAGGCGAGTGTGATTTCGGGATCACTGGGAATGTTGCCTTCAGCTTCAATAGGTGTTCATACTTCAATTTTTGAACCCATTCATGGATCTTATCCGCAAGCAGCAGGCAAAAATATTGCGAATCCATGTGCTACCGTTTTATCAGCTGCCATGATGCTTGATCATGCTTTTGGGTTGAAACAGGAATCAGCTTTGGTTCGTCTAGCTGTAGAGAAATCAATTGAAGCCAATTTTGTGACTGAAGATTTAGCTGAGGGGGGCAAAGCCTTTTCAACGACTGAAGTCGGTGATTGGTTAGTCAATTTTATAAAAGAGAACAGTTTGTAG
- the leuD gene encoding 3-isopropylmalate dehydratase small subunit, with translation MSVDKFTYLESSCVPLPNENVDTDQIIPARFLKATSREGFGENLFRDWRFSSSGEPIKDFVLNQSEYSGQILLAGKNFGSGSSREHAAWAIADYGFKVVISSFFADIFRNNALNNGVLPIQVSAEFLRKLFKAIEKDHSQKVGVDLEKQELRYNDEAFQFEINPYKKDCLLNGFDDIDYLIDKKAKIQDFEG, from the coding sequence ATGTCCGTAGATAAATTTACATATTTAGAATCATCCTGTGTGCCACTTCCCAACGAGAATGTAGACACCGATCAGATTATACCCGCTCGTTTTTTAAAAGCAACCAGCCGTGAAGGTTTTGGAGAAAATCTTTTTAGAGATTGGCGTTTTTCTTCTTCTGGAGAACCGATTAAAGATTTTGTGTTAAATCAGTCCGAGTATTCAGGACAAATTCTGCTTGCTGGTAAGAATTTTGGATCCGGTTCCTCAAGAGAACATGCTGCCTGGGCTATTGCCGATTATGGATTCAAAGTTGTCATCAGCAGTTTCTTTGCCGATATTTTTAGAAATAATGCCTTGAATAATGGGGTGTTGCCGATTCAGGTATCTGCTGAATTCCTGAGAAAATTATTCAAGGCTATTGAGAAAGATCATTCTCAGAAAGTAGGGGTTGATCTTGAAAAACAAGAGCTGAGGTATAATGATGAAGCTTTTCAGTTTGAGATAAATCCCTATAAAAAAGACTGTTTATTAAATGGATTCGATGATATCGATTACTTAATTGACAAAAAGGCAAAGATCCAAGACTTTGAAGGTTAA
- the leuC gene encoding 3-isopropylmalate dehydratase large subunit — MKAKTLFDKVWDAHVVEHVEGGPNILYIDKHLIHEVTSPQAFSGLNARGLNVFRPERTIATPDHNVPTVNQHLPIVDMESRSQVETLKANCEKNGIEMYGLNHPNNGIVHVVGPELGHTQPGMTLVCGDSHTSTHGAFGAVAFGIGTSEVEMVFATQCIMQSKPKKMRITVDGELAKGVSAKDLTLYVIAQLGTGGATGYFVEYAGSAVRSLSMEGRMTVCNMSIEMGARGGMIAPDETTFEYIKGRAYAPKGDEWDEKLTYWKTLKSDEGAEFDMEYTYRAEDIEPMITYGTNPGMGMGITACVPAQADIQASELPSFKKSLAYMEYEFGRKILGKKVDYVFVGSCTNGRIEDLRAFASLVAGHKKADSITAWIVPGSKKVEKQAMEEGLVEILEEAGFELRQPGCSACLAMNEDKVPAGKYCVSTSNRNFEGRQGPGARTLLASPLTAAAAAITGVITDPREFL, encoded by the coding sequence TTGAAAGCAAAAACATTATTTGATAAGGTCTGGGACGCACACGTGGTCGAACATGTTGAAGGTGGCCCAAACATTCTTTACATCGACAAGCATTTGATTCATGAGGTAACCAGTCCACAGGCTTTTTCGGGCTTGAATGCAAGAGGTTTAAACGTATTTAGACCGGAAAGAACTATCGCAACACCGGATCACAATGTCCCTACTGTGAACCAACATTTGCCTATCGTTGACATGGAATCACGTTCGCAAGTTGAAACTTTAAAAGCGAACTGTGAGAAGAACGGGATTGAGATGTACGGTTTGAATCATCCCAACAACGGCATTGTTCATGTTGTTGGACCAGAGCTGGGACATACGCAACCTGGCATGACCTTGGTTTGTGGCGATAGTCATACCTCAACGCATGGCGCTTTTGGTGCTGTGGCTTTTGGAATTGGAACATCGGAGGTTGAGATGGTCTTTGCCACGCAGTGTATCATGCAATCCAAACCTAAAAAGATGCGGATTACCGTTGATGGCGAATTAGCTAAAGGCGTTTCAGCGAAAGATTTAACGCTTTATGTGATAGCGCAATTGGGAACAGGCGGAGCTACGGGTTACTTTGTTGAATATGCCGGATCTGCTGTGCGTAGCCTGAGTATGGAAGGCAGAATGACCGTTTGTAATATGAGTATCGAGATGGGCGCTCGAGGAGGAATGATTGCGCCTGATGAAACAACATTTGAATACATAAAAGGTAGAGCATACGCTCCCAAAGGAGACGAATGGGATGAGAAATTAACCTATTGGAAAACTTTGAAATCCGATGAAGGTGCTGAGTTTGATATGGAATATACCTATAGGGCTGAAGATATAGAACCCATGATTACTTATGGAACCAACCCGGGGATGGGAATGGGAATTACAGCATGTGTTCCGGCTCAAGCAGATATTCAAGCTTCGGAGCTGCCATCGTTTAAGAAATCATTGGCCTATATGGAATATGAGTTTGGTAGAAAAATTTTGGGTAAGAAAGTTGATTACGTTTTTGTTGGCTCCTGTACCAATGGCAGAATTGAAGATTTAAGAGCTTTTGCTTCTTTGGTGGCTGGACACAAAAAGGCCGATTCAATCACGGCATGGATTGTTCCGGGCTCTAAAAAGGTCGAAAAGCAAGCGATGGAAGAAGGCTTGGTCGAGATTTTGGAAGAGGCTGGTTTCGAATTGAGACAGCCAGGGTGTTCAGCTTGTTTGGCAATGAATGAAGATAAGGTACCTGCTGGTAAATATTGTGTTTCCACATCCAATAGAAATTTTGAAGGACGACAGGGACCGGGGGCAAGAACCTTATTAGCAAGTCCGCTCACTGCAGCCGCTGCAGCCATTACAGGTGTGATCACCGATCCCAGAGAATTCTTGTAA